A window of the Arenibacter algicola genome harbors these coding sequences:
- a CDS encoding endonuclease/exonuclease/phosphatase family protein, with the protein MKNTLTTILVGFALFIIPKTSFSQTTNLISFNIRYDNTSDTINNWNKRKASLASLIQHYDADIVGIQEGLHHQVDYLNNALNGYSYVGVGRDDGQQKGEYSAIFYNSDKFKVLKTNTFWLSETPEKVSVGWDASMERICTYAMFENVTSKKQFYVFNTHFDHRGMQARVNSAELIYKKIKEINTSDLPVILMGDLNLTPDTEPIQFLKKHLTDAMGISKKPFYGPIGTFNGFDQDRIMENRIDYIFVNNIEVLSYTHIDDRMANNMHISDHLPVLMTIKN; encoded by the coding sequence ATGAAAAACACTCTAACTACCATATTAGTAGGCTTTGCCCTATTTATTATTCCGAAGACCTCCTTTTCCCAAACCACCAATCTTATCAGTTTTAATATTAGGTACGACAATACTTCTGATACGATCAATAATTGGAACAAACGCAAGGCCTCATTGGCCTCATTAATTCAGCACTATGATGCCGATATTGTTGGTATTCAGGAAGGCCTTCACCATCAGGTGGATTATTTGAACAATGCCCTTAATGGTTATTCCTATGTAGGAGTCGGTCGGGACGACGGGCAACAAAAGGGAGAGTACTCGGCAATTTTTTACAATAGTGATAAATTCAAAGTGCTAAAAACGAATACCTTTTGGTTATCAGAAACCCCAGAAAAAGTATCGGTGGGTTGGGATGCCTCCATGGAGAGAATCTGCACCTATGCCATGTTTGAAAATGTAACGTCCAAAAAACAATTCTATGTTTTTAACACACATTTCGACCATAGGGGAATGCAGGCCAGAGTAAATTCTGCCGAACTTATTTACAAAAAGATTAAAGAAATAAACACCTCCGACCTTCCTGTAATCCTAATGGGGGATCTAAATTTAACCCCGGACACCGAGCCTATACAATTCTTAAAAAAGCACTTAACGGATGCCATGGGAATTTCGAAGAAACCTTTCTATGGACCCATAGGTACTTTTAATGGTTTTGATCAGGACAGAATTATGGAAAATAGAATAGACTATATCTTTGTAAATAATATTGAAGTATTGTCCTATACCCATATTGATGACAGAATGGCCAATAACATGCATATTTCGGACCATTTACCCGTTTTGATGACCATAAAGAATTAA
- a CDS encoding PVC-type heme-binding CxxCH protein, translating to MKTLTARFFCSLIVLTTLLSCNPSEKKKKDDQPRRIEMLFLGHAQEHHNSRLYMPMLASALTQSGINITYTEEVKDLNPENLELYDGVIIYANHESRFPEQEKALLDYVAEGHAFIPIHCASFCFNESEDYVDLVGGQFKTHGTDTFTAKIIDKSHPIMQNLEEFSTWDETYVHDKLASDITVLMERVEGEHNEPWTWVKQFGKGKVFYTAYGHDERTWTKPGFQNLIKEGILWAVAHQVKKNWEAFSKDIPTLQYKEMANIPNYEKRDPAPKYQLPLSPEESAKLIQVPAGFKLELFASEPNIINPIAMNWDEKGRLWVIETVDYPNTVRDDKGLGDDRIKICEDTDGDGKADKFTLFAENLNIPTSFTFVNGGILVSQAPYFLFLKDTDGDDKADVKEIVIDGWGVFDTHAGPSNLQRGIDNNIYGVVGYSGFKGSIAGENFEFGQGIYRFNSEIGNFEFLTNTSNNTWGLGITEDNSIFASTANNTHSVFMGIPNKNLKDVKGVSLKGSSKIDGHYAMLPITQNIRQVDVFGGFTAAAGHHFYTARTFPKEYWNKYAFVCEPTGGVVHIAKIEKDGAGYLEKDGGNLMASSDEWVSPVEAKVGPDGAVWVLDWYNFIIQHNPTPRVERGGYDAVNGLGNAYENPLRDKSKGRIWRIVPQDMEDKASMTLDKEDSKGLVKALSNDNMFWRMTAQRLLVENGDADVVPELISLVKNTEVDILGLNPGALHALWVLDGLGAVSSNTEALEVVKGALNHPSGTVRKAAIQILPKNNSVDALLLESNILQDKDPEVQLAALIYFSEREPNIEIGRKLFELSSNEQVLADNWLAMALYAAGSKHHQGFITAFLAANPNFEMAQFNERQREAANLDDSNWKTMRLPQFIEDAGLQMDGIIWFRKNVEVPSSAAAKSGTISLGPVDDSDKVYVNGIFVGGIEKDYQAERGYKIPSGVLKAGSNSIAVRVEDTGGGGGIWGKKEQMFLKVGTFSVSLAGDWKYEVESDYSKSTKSVFADKSLAQLLVETYINEVELGADSTLETGSSAVIINIKTIKNEMKYDITEFVVEAGKAVELVFENTDFMQHNLVITKIGEKEKVGMAADKLAMDPDGAEKNYVPNMPEVLYATAIINPEEKVVLKFTAPEEPGDYPFICTFPGHWRIMQGVMKVVKAK from the coding sequence ATGAAAACCTTAACGGCACGTTTTTTTTGTTCGCTAATTGTACTTACAACCTTGTTAAGTTGTAATCCTTCTGAAAAGAAAAAGAAAGACGATCAACCCAGACGAATTGAGATGTTGTTCCTTGGGCACGCACAGGAACACCATAACTCCAGACTATATATGCCCATGTTGGCCTCGGCCTTGACTCAAAGTGGAATTAACATTACCTATACTGAAGAGGTAAAAGATCTTAATCCTGAAAATCTAGAACTCTATGATGGGGTAATTATTTACGCCAACCATGAAAGTAGGTTTCCGGAACAGGAAAAAGCTTTGTTGGATTATGTAGCAGAGGGACACGCGTTTATCCCGATTCATTGTGCAAGTTTTTGTTTTAATGAGTCGGAAGATTATGTGGATTTGGTAGGGGGGCAATTTAAAACCCACGGTACGGATACCTTTACGGCCAAAATTATTGATAAGTCGCACCCCATAATGCAAAATTTAGAGGAGTTTTCCACTTGGGATGAAACTTATGTGCATGATAAGTTGGCCAGTGATATCACCGTATTGATGGAAAGGGTAGAAGGGGAACATAATGAGCCATGGACATGGGTAAAGCAATTTGGCAAGGGCAAGGTATTCTATACTGCTTACGGACATGATGAAAGAACGTGGACTAAGCCAGGGTTTCAAAATCTTATCAAAGAAGGTATTCTTTGGGCGGTAGCCCACCAGGTAAAAAAGAATTGGGAGGCATTTTCTAAAGATATACCAACCTTGCAGTATAAGGAAATGGCCAATATTCCCAATTACGAGAAAAGGGATCCTGCACCAAAATATCAATTGCCTTTATCGCCGGAAGAATCTGCAAAATTAATTCAGGTTCCAGCTGGGTTTAAGTTGGAGCTGTTTGCTTCGGAACCCAATATAATTAATCCTATAGCTATGAATTGGGATGAGAAAGGTAGGCTCTGGGTAATAGAGACGGTAGACTATCCCAATACGGTACGGGACGATAAAGGCTTAGGAGACGACAGGATAAAAATATGCGAAGACACCGATGGTGATGGAAAGGCGGATAAATTTACCCTATTCGCCGAAAATTTAAATATCCCTACCAGTTTTACTTTTGTGAATGGAGGAATTTTGGTTTCCCAGGCACCGTATTTCTTATTCTTAAAGGATACAGATGGCGATGACAAGGCAGATGTAAAGGAAATTGTAATCGATGGATGGGGAGTTTTTGATACCCACGCCGGGCCTTCCAACCTTCAGCGTGGCATTGACAACAATATTTACGGTGTAGTAGGTTATTCAGGATTTAAGGGAAGTATTGCGGGTGAGAACTTCGAGTTTGGTCAAGGAATATATCGTTTTAATAGCGAAATTGGCAATTTTGAATTTTTGACGAATACCAGCAACAATACATGGGGATTGGGGATTACCGAGGATAACTCCATTTTTGCTTCCACAGCGAACAATACCCACAGTGTATTTATGGGTATACCTAACAAGAACCTAAAGGATGTAAAAGGGGTTTCCTTAAAAGGCAGCTCAAAAATTGATGGCCATTATGCCATGTTGCCCATTACCCAAAATATAAGACAGGTAGATGTTTTTGGGGGCTTTACAGCGGCCGCGGGTCACCATTTTTATACGGCTAGGACATTCCCCAAAGAATATTGGAATAAATACGCCTTTGTCTGCGAACCAACGGGAGGGGTAGTGCATATTGCTAAAATTGAAAAGGATGGCGCTGGGTATTTGGAAAAGGACGGTGGTAATTTGATGGCCAGTTCGGATGAATGGGTTTCCCCTGTTGAGGCCAAGGTAGGACCTGACGGTGCAGTTTGGGTATTGGACTGGTATAATTTCATTATTCAGCACAATCCGACCCCCAGAGTGGAAAGAGGTGGGTATGATGCTGTGAACGGGCTGGGGAATGCATATGAAAATCCGTTACGTGATAAGTCCAAGGGTCGTATTTGGCGCATTGTGCCCCAAGATATGGAAGATAAGGCATCCATGACTTTGGATAAGGAGGATTCAAAAGGCTTGGTAAAAGCCCTTTCCAATGACAATATGTTCTGGCGTATGACCGCCCAGCGGTTATTGGTTGAAAATGGAGATGCTGATGTAGTACCAGAACTCATTTCATTGGTCAAGAATACCGAAGTGGATATTTTGGGACTTAATCCGGGCGCACTGCATGCTTTATGGGTCCTTGACGGACTTGGGGCTGTTTCTTCAAATACGGAAGCACTAGAAGTGGTTAAAGGGGCTTTGAACCATCCGTCAGGAACGGTTAGGAAGGCGGCCATACAGATCTTGCCGAAAAACAATAGTGTAGATGCGCTTTTATTGGAGTCCAATATACTTCAGGATAAGGATCCGGAAGTACAATTAGCTGCACTTATATATTTTTCCGAAAGGGAACCCAACATAGAAATAGGGCGAAAGTTGTTCGAGCTGAGCAGCAACGAGCAAGTATTGGCCGATAATTGGTTGGCAATGGCACTTTATGCAGCGGGAAGTAAGCATCATCAGGGATTTATTACGGCCTTTCTAGCTGCCAATCCCAATTTTGAAATGGCACAGTTTAATGAACGTCAAAGAGAAGCGGCAAACCTGGATGATTCCAATTGGAAAACCATGCGTCTTCCACAGTTTATAGAAGATGCGGGATTGCAGATGGATGGTATTATTTGGTTTCGTAAAAATGTGGAAGTTCCGTCCAGCGCAGCTGCCAAGTCCGGTACCATATCCTTGGGACCTGTTGACGATTCGGACAAGGTTTACGTTAATGGTATTTTCGTGGGGGGTATTGAAAAGGATTATCAGGCAGAAAGGGGGTATAAAATTCCATCCGGTGTTCTAAAGGCAGGGAGCAATTCTATTGCAGTCCGTGTTGAAGATACTGGCGGAGGAGGCGGCATCTGGGGTAAAAAAGAGCAGATGTTTCTCAAGGTAGGTACATTTAGCGTTTCGTTGGCCGGAGATTGGAAATACGAAGTGGAATCGGACTACTCCAAAAGTACCAAAAGCGTTTTTGCGGATAAATCCTTGGCACAGCTATTGGTCGAAACCTACATCAATGAGGTGGAATTGGGTGCAGACAGCACTTTGGAGACAGGTTCCAGCGCTGTAATTATTAATATAAAGACCATTAAAAATGAGATGAAATACGATATCACAGAGTTTGTTGTGGAAGCAGGAAAAGCTGTTGAACTTGTATTTGAGAACACAGATTTTATGCAGCACAACCTTGTCATTACTAAGATAGGCGAAAAGGAAAAGGTGGGGATGGCCGCTGATAAATTGGCAATGGATCCCGATGGTGCAGAAAAAAATTATGTTCCTAACATGCCTGAAGTACTATATGCCACTGCCATTATTAACCCTGAAGAAAAGGTTGTCTTAAAATTTACAGCTCCCGAAGAACCAGGAGATTACCCTTTTATCTGCACCTTTCCCGGACATTGGAGAATTATGCAGGGTGTAATGAAGGTCGTAAAGGCAAAGTAG
- a CDS encoding NAD(P)/FAD-dependent oxidoreductase, protein MVRNIQLRTTLLEESVEDILRKKASKYLGIPIEEISKVTVLRRSIDARKSTIYFNYKVSVYINEPAPKTKEYIFDYKDVSKAKKIHIIGFGPAGMYAALRCIELGYRPIVLERGKNVKDRRRDLKAINRDHIVNEDSNYCFGEGGAGTYSDGKLYTRSLKRGDVRRIFENLVYHGATEQILIDAHPHIGTNKLPKLVQNIRETILKYGGEIHFQSKVVDFKIVNNTIKAIVLHDGSEMPAERVILATGHSARDIYYLLNDKKIALQAKSFAMGVRVEHPQHIIDSIQYHCKGQRNELLPAASYSLVEQVKDRGVYSFCMCPGGFIVPAATAPGEVVVNGMSPSKRNNLFANSGIVVEINVDIDIHKYEHHGPLKGLEYQKDLERLAFTSGGRTQTAPAQRLTDFVEGKLSIDLNPTSYQPGLKSAPLHSLLPKLIGSRLRSGFTAFGEKMKGYYTSEANVVGVESRTSSPVNIPRNENLEHPEIKGLFPCGEGGGYAGGIVSAAMDGERCAEAAAAGF, encoded by the coding sequence ATGGTAAGAAACATACAGCTCAGGACCACTTTATTGGAAGAATCGGTAGAGGATATCCTAAGGAAGAAAGCTTCAAAATATTTGGGAATCCCCATTGAGGAAATTTCAAAGGTAACCGTACTTCGCAGATCTATCGATGCCCGTAAATCTACCATATATTTTAATTATAAGGTCTCAGTTTATATCAACGAACCCGCACCCAAGACCAAGGAGTACATCTTTGATTATAAGGACGTATCCAAAGCTAAAAAAATACACATTATAGGTTTTGGACCTGCCGGGATGTATGCCGCGCTTCGCTGTATAGAATTGGGCTATAGACCCATTGTCCTTGAAAGGGGAAAAAATGTCAAGGACCGTAGACGGGACCTGAAGGCTATCAATAGGGACCACATAGTAAATGAAGACTCCAATTATTGCTTTGGAGAAGGAGGTGCCGGCACGTATTCCGATGGCAAATTGTACACCCGAAGTCTTAAAAGAGGGGATGTACGGCGAATTTTTGAAAATTTGGTCTACCACGGCGCCACAGAACAAATACTCATAGATGCCCACCCACATATAGGCACCAATAAGTTGCCCAAACTAGTGCAAAATATAAGGGAGACCATTTTAAAATACGGAGGGGAAATACACTTTCAATCGAAAGTGGTCGATTTTAAAATAGTCAACAACACCATAAAGGCCATTGTTTTGCACGATGGTTCCGAAATGCCCGCGGAAAGGGTTATTTTGGCTACAGGTCATTCCGCTAGGGATATCTATTATTTGTTGAACGACAAAAAAATTGCCCTACAGGCCAAGTCATTTGCCATGGGCGTACGGGTAGAACACCCTCAACATATTATAGATAGTATTCAGTACCACTGTAAAGGACAACGGAACGAATTGCTCCCTGCTGCTTCCTATAGTCTGGTAGAACAGGTAAAGGACAGGGGCGTATACTCCTTTTGTATGTGCCCGGGTGGATTTATAGTTCCCGCGGCAACCGCGCCGGGAGAAGTAGTTGTTAACGGTATGTCCCCTTCCAAAAGAAATAACCTATTTGCCAATTCCGGTATTGTAGTGGAAATAAATGTGGACATCGATATTCACAAATATGAACACCATGGCCCATTGAAGGGCTTGGAATATCAAAAGGATTTGGAGCGATTGGCTTTTACTTCAGGTGGGCGAACACAAACTGCCCCTGCACAGCGACTTACCGACTTTGTGGAAGGTAAACTGTCCATTGACCTGAACCCTACCTCCTATCAGCCAGGATTAAAATCCGCCCCTTTGCATTCCCTTTTGCCTAAATTGATTGGTAGTAGGCTACGCTCTGGGTTTACGGCCTTCGGGGAAAAAATGAAGGGCTATTACACTTCGGAGGCCAATGTGGTAGGGGTGGAATCCAGAACCTCCTCCCCTGTAAATATTCCAAGAAATGAAAACCTGGAACATCCGGAAATAAAGGGACTTTTCCCCTGTGGGGAAGGTGGAGGTTACGCCGGCGGCATTGTATCGGCAGCCATGGACGGGGAACGATGTGCTGAGGCCGCTGCTGCTGGATTCTAG
- a CDS encoding FMN-binding negative transcriptional regulator produces MYTPSHYKNENLDEVREFLKQNSFGILINQTDGRPWATHIPLELDVDDEGKDILVGHISKANPQWKSFKGNEEVLVIFNGPHSYISSSWYKEEEVPTWNYIAVHVYGKIQILNDEAVLDSLHKLVDKYEKASTNPVSIHNLSHKTMRQIKGIVGFQIGITDIHATYKLSQTRPEDHPKIIEELQKTNNPGSHEIANMIKQKK; encoded by the coding sequence ATGTACACCCCATCCCATTATAAAAACGAAAACCTGGATGAAGTCCGGGAATTCCTTAAGCAAAACAGCTTTGGCATTTTGATCAACCAAACCGATGGCCGCCCATGGGCCACACATATCCCATTGGAATTGGATGTGGATGACGAAGGAAAGGACATATTGGTAGGTCATATCTCCAAGGCCAATCCACAATGGAAATCTTTCAAGGGAAATGAAGAGGTCTTGGTTATTTTCAATGGTCCGCATAGCTACATCTCCTCGTCCTGGTATAAGGAAGAAGAAGTGCCGACCTGGAACTATATAGCGGTACACGTCTACGGTAAAATACAAATACTAAATGATGAAGCGGTCCTGGATTCCCTACATAAATTAGTGGACAAATACGAAAAAGCTTCCACCAACCCGGTTTCAATACATAATCTTTCACATAAAACCATGAGACAAATTAAGGGTATTGTCGGATTCCAAATTGGTATAACAGATATTCATGCAACCTATAAGTTATCCCAAACAAGACCGGAGGACCATCCAAAAATAATAGAGGAATTACAAAAGACCAATAATCCAGGTTCCCATGAAATTGCCAACATGATAAAACAAAAAAAGTAA
- a CDS encoding AraC family transcriptional regulator yields MKSALQKSPIPKSHAFVAKLLRQPNFDPIWHFHPEYQLFMVLKGGGTRFIGDHVKHFKEGDITFTGPNLPHMWRSDNEGYAVEDSLWSEGIVVYFHEDFIGQSLLQKEEMIKLRQLFHKSLRGLDVTGKTAKSIGTMLTKLVHLEGMESVLELFKILNCIANTTETISLASPGYTNSLKEADTERMNNVHAYVMKNFKSKIELSTVASLANMTPTSFSRYFKIHANKTFSEFLSEIRIGYACKLLIENKMNIGQACYESGFQTLSNFNKQFKAITKRTPLSYKKEYSA; encoded by the coding sequence ATGAAATCTGCATTACAAAAATCGCCCATTCCTAAATCCCATGCCTTTGTTGCCAAATTATTGCGACAGCCCAATTTTGACCCTATTTGGCATTTCCATCCGGAGTATCAACTATTTATGGTGTTAAAAGGTGGCGGCACCAGATTTATTGGTGACCACGTAAAGCATTTTAAGGAAGGGGATATTACCTTCACAGGACCCAATTTACCACATATGTGGCGCAGCGATAATGAAGGTTATGCAGTAGAGGACAGTTTATGGTCCGAAGGTATTGTAGTTTACTTTCATGAAGATTTTATTGGCCAAAGTCTATTACAAAAGGAAGAAATGATTAAACTAAGGCAATTATTTCATAAGAGTCTACGGGGTCTGGATGTGACTGGAAAAACCGCTAAATCTATCGGCACCATGCTAACCAAGCTAGTGCATCTTGAAGGCATGGAAAGTGTTCTGGAATTGTTTAAAATCTTAAACTGTATTGCCAACACAACAGAAACTATATCCCTGGCCAGTCCTGGATATACCAACTCCTTAAAGGAAGCGGATACCGAAAGGATGAACAATGTCCACGCCTACGTAATGAAGAATTTCAAAAGCAAAATAGAATTAAGCACTGTGGCCTCCTTGGCCAACATGACCCCAACCTCCTTTAGCAGATACTTTAAGATTCATGCCAACAAAACATTTTCTGAATTTTTAAGCGAAATTAGAATAGGCTATGCCTGCAAACTACTTATCGAAAATAAAATGAATATTGGCCAGGCCTGCTACGAGAGTGGCTTTCAAACCCTGTCCAATTTCAACAAGCAGTTCAAGGCAATCACCAAAAGAACCCCCTTGTCCTATAAAAAGGAGTATAGTGCATAA
- the rpiA gene encoding ribose-5-phosphate isomerase RpiA: protein MNLDREKQLAAIEAVKYVKSGMTVGLGTGSTAAHMVKELGRLVQNGLKIVGVPSSENTKKLAMELGIPLTTLEKTNAIDVYIDGADEFDPYMQLIKGGGGALLREKILTFNSDLVIIIADSQKEVKRLGDFKLPVETIPFATKKIEQSLQKMGLQPKLRVKNDENFVTDEGNFILDLNIGHISNIQLLETKLKQIPGVVETGLFLDMADIIIIGQGETTITLKK, encoded by the coding sequence ATGAACTTGGATAGAGAAAAACAACTTGCGGCCATAGAAGCCGTAAAATATGTTAAAAGTGGTATGACCGTGGGTTTGGGAACAGGATCTACTGCAGCCCATATGGTTAAAGAATTGGGGAGACTAGTACAAAACGGATTGAAAATAGTTGGGGTACCTTCCTCTGAAAACACCAAAAAATTGGCAATGGAATTAGGGATTCCCCTTACTACCTTGGAAAAAACCAACGCCATTGATGTATATATTGATGGTGCCGATGAATTTGATCCCTATATGCAACTTATAAAAGGAGGCGGTGGCGCCCTATTAAGGGAGAAAATATTAACCTTTAATTCTGATTTGGTCATTATTATTGCAGACTCCCAGAAAGAAGTGAAAAGGTTGGGCGATTTTAAACTCCCCGTGGAAACCATTCCTTTTGCTACCAAAAAAATTGAGCAATCGCTTCAAAAAATGGGGCTACAGCCAAAATTGAGAGTAAAGAATGACGAAAATTTTGTCACCGATGAGGGCAACTTTATATTAGACCTTAATATTGGACATATTTCAAATATCCAATTATTGGAGACCAAACTAAAACAAATTCCGGGCGTTGTGGAAACCGGCCTATTTTTAGATATGGCAGACATCATAATAATAGGACAAGGAGAAACTACCATTACCCTAAAGAAATAA
- a CDS encoding LytR/AlgR family response regulator transcription factor has protein sequence MEQKTRILIVEDDMIIAANISVQLSNLGYEVMGIETRGEEAILHATANCPDIILLDINLRGNINGIEAAEQIQKLKRIPIIYLTANSDEATFAKAKATRPHAFISKPFNSLNLQRTIALVVDQIKDNDLDSIEVSENLEVLLDRIFVRHNGKMVKLLLDDILYIEADRNYSNIVTSTGNYLVSTTLKVVENEMKSHMFLRVHRSYMVNISKLDVVADNHLEINRKVIPLSKSFKEHLMKHLHTI, from the coding sequence ATGGAACAAAAGACCCGTATTTTAATAGTAGAGGACGATATGATCATCGCAGCCAATATTTCTGTGCAACTCTCCAACTTGGGGTATGAGGTAATGGGGATTGAAACTAGGGGAGAGGAGGCAATTTTACATGCCACCGCCAATTGTCCAGATATTATATTGTTGGATATTAATTTAAGGGGCAATATCAACGGTATTGAAGCAGCCGAACAAATTCAGAAATTAAAAAGAATTCCTATTATCTACCTTACGGCAAACAGTGACGAAGCTACTTTTGCCAAGGCCAAAGCTACACGTCCCCATGCTTTTATCTCCAAACCATTTAATAGTTTAAATCTACAGCGGACAATTGCCTTGGTGGTAGATCAAATAAAAGACAACGATTTGGACAGCATTGAGGTATCTGAAAATTTGGAGGTGCTTTTGGATCGAATTTTTGTTAGACATAATGGAAAAATGGTAAAACTGCTTCTGGATGATATTTTATACATAGAGGCGGATAGGAATTATAGCAACATAGTCACTTCAACCGGAAATTATTTGGTGAGTACTACCCTTAAGGTAGTGGAAAATGAAATGAAAAGCCATATGTTTCTTAGGGTCCATAGATCTTATATGGTCAATATCTCCAAATTGGATGTGGTTGCTGATAACCATTTGGAAATAAACAGGAAAGTTATTCCCCTAAGTAAATCCTTTAAGGAGCATCTAATGAAACATTTGCATACCATTTAA
- a CDS encoding DEAD/DEAH box helicase, giving the protein MTFKELGIIEPILKALTAEGYTNPTPIQEKSIPILLKGKDLLGCAQTGTGKTAAFSIPIIQQLVMDREANQQQRKIRTLVVTPTRELAIQIGENFTSYSRFTGIRNTVIFGGIKQGRQTDALRKGVDVLIATPGRLLDLMNQGFISLKDIKYAVLDEADQMLDMGFIHDIKKIIAKLPENRQSLFFSATMPPAIVELSKKILGDFERVTIKPQQATAEKVEQGVYFVTKKNKPNLLIHLLEKDPNDSALVFSRTKHGANKIVKQLAKADIKADAIHGNKSQNARQKALGDFKDGELKVLIATDIAARGIDVEELSLVINYDLPNVPETYVHRIGRTGRASASGVALSFCDAEERPYLKDIQKLINQQVPVITDHPFADDGSEEIPLEEKKHHNNRQKQRTGHSNPRGGRNNSHSRKRNNRPKRD; this is encoded by the coding sequence ATGACATTCAAAGAATTAGGTATTATAGAGCCTATCCTAAAAGCCTTGACGGCTGAAGGCTATACAAATCCAACCCCAATACAAGAAAAGTCCATACCCATTTTACTAAAAGGAAAGGATCTATTGGGTTGCGCGCAAACAGGAACCGGTAAAACGGCAGCATTTTCAATACCCATCATACAACAATTGGTGATGGACAGGGAAGCCAATCAACAACAAAGAAAAATTAGAACCTTGGTGGTAACCCCAACAAGGGAGTTGGCCATACAGATCGGGGAGAATTTTACCTCTTATTCCAGATTTACAGGAATAAGGAACACCGTTATTTTCGGTGGAATTAAGCAAGGAAGGCAAACGGACGCTCTTAGAAAAGGTGTGGATGTACTTATTGCTACTCCAGGAAGGTTATTGGACTTAATGAACCAAGGCTTTATATCTTTAAAAGATATAAAATATGCCGTATTAGATGAGGCCGACCAAATGTTGGACATGGGCTTTATCCACGATATTAAAAAGATAATTGCCAAACTACCGGAAAATAGACAATCCCTTTTCTTTTCCGCTACCATGCCACCTGCTATAGTGGAACTCTCAAAGAAAATATTGGGAGATTTTGAGCGTGTTACCATAAAACCTCAGCAAGCAACAGCGGAAAAAGTAGAACAGGGCGTTTATTTTGTAACCAAAAAAAATAAACCAAACTTGCTTATCCATCTTTTGGAAAAAGATCCAAATGATTCCGCCCTTGTTTTTTCGCGCACCAAACACGGTGCAAACAAAATAGTAAAACAACTGGCCAAGGCAGATATTAAGGCCGATGCCATTCACGGCAACAAATCGCAGAATGCGCGTCAAAAAGCTCTGGGCGATTTTAAAGATGGGGAATTAAAGGTACTGATCGCAACCGATATTGCAGCTAGAGGAATAGATGTTGAAGAACTTTCTTTAGTGATCAATTATGACCTTCCAAATGTTCCGGAAACATATGTACATCGAATAGGTAGAACAGGAAGGGCCAGTGCCAGCGGAGTTGCACTATCGTTTTGTGATGCTGAAGAGCGACCTTATCTAAAAGATATTCAAAAATTGATAAACCAGCAGGTACCCGTTATTACAGACCACCCTTTTGCGGACGATGGATCGGAAGAAATACCCTTGGAAGAGAAAAAGCATCACAATAACAGGCAAAAACAAAGGACGGGACATTCCAATCCTAGAGGTGGCAGAAATAACAGCCATAGCAGAAAAAGAAATAACAGACCAAAAAGGGATTGA